In a genomic window of Littorina saxatilis isolate snail1 linkage group LG6, US_GU_Lsax_2.0, whole genome shotgun sequence:
- the LOC138969538 gene encoding RING finger protein 150-like, with amino-acid sequence MMERICCGCVFKSESKSARWWTHNPVLRCAVVLTLMTFPTCLGNIDEGSAMDQPVSFYWAEVNLTYMDPISNKPVHESYDGKYGAKSLVEPRTGLALHVRNKDNKTHGCDDYQIHIPKEKWIALVERGHCYFTDKIKIATKKYNASAVVIYNNADEGITIMQHTVEDQVSIFVTLETGRKMARLADQGVRVIMTITPGKKEMTDISQHNSISKTSVLFVSISFIVLMVISLAWLVFYYVQRFRYAHAKERLARRLTSAAKKAIAKIPQKTVRHGDRELDSEFDQCAVCIETYKAHDVIRTLPCKHVFHKSCVDPWLLDQRSCPMCKLDILRAYGMQVFGSQESVHPDAEGGNIRVHVEDHEPSSTTDEHPNPDTEVKVLLLPHTCLHFHPGHDPTSDTAASSSSSPDECHSPTCSVRNSASVDRLSRLSAATLDTEKQALMAESGEEEEEAKERDDDDEGFDERHRCAVHRASVPRDGQDGGRDMGGEAMRLVVRLPNSSAQPSHTPTKEDC; translated from the exons ATGATGGAGCGCATTTGTTGTGGCTGTGTGTTCAAGTCGGAAAGCAAAAGCGCAAGATGGTGGACACATAACCCAGTTTTGCGATGCGCTGTTGTATTGACATTGATGACATTTCCCACATGTTTAGGCAATATTGACGAAGGTTCAGCCATGGATCAACCCGTTTCATTCTATTGGGCTGAGGTTAATTTGACGTACATGGATCCCATCTCAAATAAGCCTGTGCACGAATCATATGACGGGAAATACGGTGCCAAAAGTCTGGTGGAACCAAGGACTGGCTTGGCACTTCATGTGCGAAACAAGGACAACAAAACACATGGCTGTGACGATTACCAAATCCATATACCCAAAGAAAAGTGGATCGCGCTTGTGGAGAGAGGCCATTGCTATTTCACAGACAAAATCAAAATTGCCACCAAGAAGTATAACGCGTCTGCTGTTGTGATTTATAACAACGCGGATGAAGGCATCACCATTATGCAGCACACAG TGGAGGACCAGGTGTCGATCTTCGTGACGCTGGAGACGGGACGTAAAATGGCGCGGTTGGCCGACCAGGGTGTGCGCGTGATAATGACCATCACGCCGGGCAAGAAGGAGATGACGGACATCTCCCAGCACAACAGCATCAGCAAGACGTCCGTGCTGTTTGTGTCCATCTCATTCATTGTgctcatggttatctcccttgccTGGCTCGTCTTCTACTACGTCCAGCGCTTCAGATACGCACACGCTAAGGAGCGACTCGCT AGACGTCTGACAAGCGCTGCAAAGAAAGCCATTGCTAAAATACCACAGAAAACTGTGAGACATGGAGACAGG GAGCTGGACAGTGAGTTTGACCAGTGTGCTGTCTGCATTGAGACCTATAAAGCTCATGACGTCATCCGGACACTGCCTTGCAA GCATGTATTCCACAAGTCGTGTGTTGACCCCTGGCTCCTGGATCAACGCAGCTGTCCCATGTGTAAGCTGGACATTCTACGTGCTTACGGCATGCAG GTGTTCGGCAGCCAGGAGAGTGTGCATCCGGACGCAGAGGGCGGCAACATCCGGGTCCATGTGGAGGACCACGAGCCCTCCTCCACCACCGACGAGCACCCCAACCCCGACACGGAGGTCAAGGTCCTTCTGCTGCCACACACCTGTCTGCACTTCCACCCGGGTCACGACCCCACCTCCGACACTGCCGCCAGCAGCTCTTCCTCCCCCGACGAGTGTCACTCGCCCACGTGCTCCGTGCGTAACAGTGCGAGCGTTGACCGGCTTTCCCGTTTGTCGGCCGCCACGCTTGACACGGAGAAACAGGCCCTGATGGCGGAGTccggggaggaggaggaggaagctAAGGAGCGTGACGATGACGACGAAGGTTTCGATGAACGTCATCGATGTGCCGTGCACCGAGCGAGTGTCCCCAGGGACGGTCAAGACGGAGGGAGGGACATGGGAGGCGAGGCGATGCGTCTGGTGGTCAGGCTGCCCAACAGTAGCGCTCAGCCCAGCCACACCCCCACAAAGGAAGACTGCTAA
- the LOC138969539 gene encoding uncharacterized protein gives MRRMDERSPIVLVRGQIWDKEGTQVTNRRDAYCKTPGNSYFSLKYISSEKADIRRIRTLLHQRSVKLMNESSALNSTRDFKSPSGHIVPQPNYKSFSCFGTWEMGFLLTVKQKMQRGCFFESTSRSCM, from the exons ATGCGCAGAATG GATGAAAGAAGCCCCATCGTTTTGGTCAGAGGACAAATCTGGGACAAAGAGGGCACACAGGTCACCAACAGGAGAGACGCCTACTGCAAAACGCCAG GGAACAGCTATTTCAGTCTCAAGTATATATCGAGTGAGAAAGCTGACATCCGAAGAATTCGGACATTGCTACACCAGCGCTCGGTTAAGCTAATG AATGAATCCAGTGCATTAAATTCAACGAGGGATTTCAAGTCGCCATCTGGACATATTGTCCCACAACCAAACTACAAG agcTTTTCCTGCTTTGGAACTTGGGAGATGGGATTCCTGTTGACCGTGAAGCAGAAAATGCAGAGAGGGTGCTTCTTCGAGAGTACAAGCAGAAGTTGTATGTGA